One Brassica oleracea var. oleracea cultivar TO1000 chromosome C7, BOL, whole genome shotgun sequence genomic window carries:
- the LOC106302863 gene encoding uncharacterized protein LOC106302863, producing the protein MISLRICVEFCAIKGKFSLTLSDLLPKTHGARRFTCRSFLLQSLAMEDSLQLSLQSMKLVDDEEPLTLPDSLRFRVFDENSTSLLGRLLNPDCQPMAKMIDYMPTAWRVYGRVRGIALSRDRFQFIFQREEDLQTVLKDRPWSYNHWALALERWTEDPPIDFLRYMKVWIRIRHIPMKFFTTDTMFRLASEVGKVEEIAYDPKVSHTKDYIRALITFDTEKPAKASRKLMVKNDGTMVTIEFEYERIHKRCFQCLCITHEKVRFPLLRRGAMRQDPNTAAPESRVQDIEERDESSHRNPHNKGPPGFPPMFPELPPHEQKAAMLYISHADATERQARIMRVRQAISDQGQTHVATLTKFTANLDKGKGHVYSYPEVTQSAQIIKQTIPALSLPIIRDDVSDSAFSGVVGSQGLSVTTGFQIGLSSKTPSSGDSNAPKQQRRRPPSWKRKAQAGKGASPSNRISKSTAPPLESSGKRKTDAISMSPSKKLSTPTTNTVASSLKPLPPQ; encoded by the coding sequence ATGATTTCATTGCGTATCTGTGTGGAATTCTGCGCGATCAAAGGGAAATTCTCCTTGACTCTCTCTGATTTGCTCCCAAAGACTCACGGTGCTAGACGGTTCACTTGTCGCTCCTTCCTGCTGCAGTCGTTAGCTATGGAGGATTCTTTACAACTTAGCTTGCAATCAATGAAACTTGTGGATGACGAAGAACCTCTTACACTTCCTGACAGCCTGAGATTCAGGGTTTTCGATGAGAACTCGACGAGTCTGTTGGGTAGGCTACTGAACCCGGATTGTCAACCAATGGCTAAGATGATTGATTATATGCCGACCGCTTGGCGTGTGTATGGTAGAGTCAGAGGCATAGCGTTGTCTCGTGATAGGTTTCAATTCATCTTTCAACGAGAGGAAGATCTTCAAACAGTCTTAAAGGATAGACCCTGGTCCTATAATCACTGGGCGTTGGCTCTGGAGCGATGGACTGAAGACCCACCGATCGACTTCTTACGCTATATGAAGGTATGGATCCGTATCAGGCACATACCGATGAAGTTCTTTACAACCGATACCATGTTCAGGCTTGCTTCTGAAGTGGGTAAAGTTGAGGAGATAGCTTATGATCCTAAAGTTTCACATACTAAGGATTACATCAGAGCTTTGATTACCTTTGACACTGAGAAGCCAGCCAAAGCCTCTCGGAAGTTGATGGTGAAGAATGATGGAACAATGGTGACTATTGAATTCGAATATGAACGAATCCACAAGCGTTGTTTTCAATGCCTTTGTATTACGCATGAAAAGGTCAGATTCCCTTTGTTGAGAAGAGGTGCAATGAGGCAAGATCCAAACACTGCTGCTCCTGAGAGTAGAGTGCAGGATATTGAGGAAAGGGATGAAAGTAGTCACAGAAACCCTCATAATAAAGGTCCCCCAGGGTTCCCTCCTATGTTTCCTGAGCTTCCTCCTCACGAACAGAAAGCTGCTATGCTTTATATCTCCCATGCTGATGCTACAGAGAGACAAGCGAGAATCATGAGAGTGCGCCAGGCTATCTCAGACCAAGGGCAAACCCATGTTGCTACGCTAACGAAGTTTACTGCGAACCTAGATAAGGGCAAGGGCCATGTTTACTCGTACCCGGAGGTTACTCAATCTGCGCAGATAATCAAGCAGACCATACCTGCTCTGTCTCTGCCTATAATCCGTGATGATGTATCTGATTCTGCTTTCTCAGGAGTCGTCGGCTCTCAGGGGCTATCTGTCACTACGGGCTTTCAGATTGGTCTGTCTTCTAAGACGCCATCTTCCGGTGATAGTAATGCTCCTAAGCAGCAGAGACGAAGACCTCCTTCATGGAAACGTAAAGCTCAGGCTGGTAAAGGAGCTTCTCCTAGTAACCGAATCTCTAAGTCTACAGCGCCACCATTGGAAAGTAGTGGCAAACGTAAGACTGATGCGATTTCTATGTCTCCCTCCAAGAAACTCTCTACCCCAACAACTAATACGGTGGCTTCCAGTTTGAAGCCGCTGCCTCCCCAATGA
- the LOC106305023 gene encoding increased DNA methylation 3: MSLCSDGLSSDPYFLVNFIMSHYLGPDVFSDIPRCSVSQRLSKRLPPYTPKQIGSSSLTVAQLQNLYYYVLRNASSSLLLHPDMVLMYLKGYLPMEPSGELRQFTHYFPTSLHPQKRYSPSLEIVKGIVVIDDPVVAFISKDELQRFRCLSRVDDLKIDRVVSLSPRPVKMLDERRGAEKECLSNGEVTSNGLVSDQELQDTSKRKRVEKEVAVCVNSDQIPERLSGDIPQRKGTEQEEAMSNGLVTNQDCNSSAQPPETCKRKKDEEEAVSAHASCGVISKTPERFRETYKRRRFKNSSTKEKNKNGESLVERDKTDPPLVIVPPEMKECDAEPTVVTKGTASRGTSIGVVDIGVNKVAYFFQVALPGVSKDNDKFSCEIKSDGKVILEGSTTTGQKTIERHSRVFKMNSQKLCPPGPFKLSFSLPGLVDPRFVSPNFRSDGIFEAVVIRQKDTI, encoded by the exons ATGAGTCTGTGCAGCGACGGCTTATCAAGCGACCCGTACTTCTTGGTTAATTTCATCATGAGCCATTATCTAGGCCCTGATGTCTTTTCAGATATCCCAAGATGCTCTGTTTCTCAAAGATTATCCAAACGCTTGCCTCCTTACACCCCCAAGCAAATCGGATCCTCCTCTCTAACCGTTGCTCAGCTACAGAACTTGTACTATTATGTACTCAGAAACGCCAGCTCCTCCCTCCTCCTTCATCCGGATATGGTTCTTATGTATCTCAAGGGTTATCTACCTATGGAACCTAGTGGAGAGCTTCGTCAGTTCACTCATTATTTCCCCACGAGTCTTCACCCGCAGAAAAGGTATTCCCCGAGTCTCGAGATTGTCAAGGGCATTGTTGTTATTGATGATCCTGTTGTAGCGTTTATAAGCAAGGACGAGCTTCAGAGATTCAGATGCTTGTCACGTGTGGACGACTTGAAAATAGACAGGGTCGTGTCTTTGTCTCCTCGACCTGTGAAGATGCTGGATGAAAGACGAGGAGCCGAGAAGGAGTGTTTAAGTAATGGGGAAGTGACATCAAATGGACTTGTCAGTGACCAAGAACTTCAAGACACTAGCAAAAGAAAGAGAGTGGAGAAAGAAGTTGCTGTTTGTGTAAACAGTGATCAAATCCCGGAAAGACTTTCAGGAGATATACCACAAAGAAAGGGAACGGAGCAGGAGGAAGCGATGTCCAATGGACTTGTCACTAACCAAGACTGTAACTCATCTGCACAGCCTCCAGAAACATGCAAGAGGAAGAAAGATGAAGAAGAAGCAGTTTCTGCTCATGCTTCTTGTGGTGTCATCAGCAAGACACCAGAAAGATTTCGAGAGACTTACAAGAGAAGACGGTTCAAAAACTCATCAACAAAAGAGAAAAACAAGAATGGAGAATCTCTTGTGGAAAGAGACAAAACAGATCCGCCACTTGTAATTGTTCCTCCTGAGATGAAGGAATGTGATGCAGAACCAACGGTTGTAACTAAAGGAACAGCAAGTAGAGGAACATCCATTGGTGTTGTCGACATTGGCGTCAACAAAGTTGCTTACTTTTTCCAGGTGGCTCTGCCCGGTGTCAGCAAAGACAACG ATAAGTTCAGCTGTGAGATTAAATCAGATGGAAAGGTTATACTTGAGGGATCAACCACAACAGGACAGAAGACGATAGAGAGGCATTCTCGTGTTTTCAAGATGAATAGCCAGAAGCTGTGTCCTCCTGGACCGTTCAAGCTGTCCTTTAGCCTCCCAGGACTAGTCGATCCAAGGTTTGTCTCTCCTAACTTCAGATCAGATGGTATCTTCGAGGCTGTCGTCATCAGACAGAAAGACACTATCTAA
- the LOC106302139 gene encoding RNA-binding protein 24-like — MAYSYSPFGDTTFTKVFVGGLAWETQSETLLRHFEPYGEILEAVVIYDKSTGRSKGYGFVTFRDPEAARRACVDPAPIIDGRRANCNLASLGRPRLPMQYSVIPGRMRPASPYVGRHPYQQPPAYSYQQGVMYPYGATPYGPEYIYSQSHGLYGPYIGQQQYLQVYGVPGAVNSPGYQYGQLSQNIPAGHNYTAVQGYSVPGSHIQSPYPSVIAGPSPTQSHIIVQTPQHMQRSGSDQTTG, encoded by the exons ATGGCGTACTCGTACTCTCCTTTTGGTGATACAACCTTCACCAAGGTCTTCGTTGGTGGCCTTGCCTGGGAGACTCAGAGCGAGACTCTTCTTCGCCATTTCGAACCCTATGGTGAGATCCTTGAGGCGGTCGTTATTTACGACAAGAGCACTGGTCGATCCAAAGGTTACGGCTTT GTGACTTTCCGAGATCCAGAGGCTGCTAGGAGAGCATGTGTTGACCCAGCACCTATTATAGATGGCAGACGTGCAAATTGTAATCTAGCTTCCCTTGGCAGACCTCGCCTTCCCATGCAATATTCTGTGATACCTG GACGGATGAGACCTGCTTCCCCATATGTTGGAAGACATCCGTATCAGCAACCACCTGCTTATAGCTACCAGCAAGGAGTTATGTACCCTTATGG GGCTACACCATATGGACCTGAGTACATTTATTCTCAGTCTCAT GGCTTGTATGGTCCTTACATTGGGCAACAACAGTACCTTCAGGTTTATGGAGTACCTGGGGCTGTTAACTCACCTGGCTACCAATACGGGCAATTGAGTCAAAACATCCCCGCTGGTCACAATTATACAGCGGTACAGGGCTATTCAGTTCCAGGAAGTCATATTCAATCTCCCTACCCTTCAGTTATAGCAGGTCCTTCCCCAACACAATCCCATATCATTGTTCAGACTCCTCAACATATGCAAAGAAGCGGTTCTGATCAAACAACAGGGTGA
- the LOC106301892 gene encoding xylem cysteine proteinase 2: MATRILCLLLALTAASLSLSFAASHDFSIIGYAPEDLESHDKLIELFENWLSNFEKAYETVEEKFRRFEVFKDNLKHIDETNKKAKSYWLGLNEFADLSHEEFKNKYLGLKTDIVRRDDDERSYKEFAYKDVEALPKSVDWRKKGAVSYVKNQGSCGSCWAFSTVAAVEGINKIVTGNLTTLSEQELIDCDTTYNNGCNGGLMDYAFDYIVKNGGLRKEEDYPYSMEEGTCETQKDESEMVTINGHQDVPTNDEKSFLKALAHQPLSVAIDASGREFQFYSGGVFDGRCGVDLDHGVAAVGYGSSKGSDYIIVKNSWGPKWGEKGYIRMKRNTGKPEGLCGINKMASFPTKTK; this comes from the exons ATGGCTACAAGAATCCTCTGTTTACTTCTTGCCTTAACCGCTGCATCACTATCCCTCTCTTTCGCTGCTTCCCACGATTTCTCCATCATTGGATATGCCCCTGAGGATTTAGAATCTCATGACAAACTCATCGAACTCTTCGAAAACTGGCTCTCCAACTTCGAGAAAGCTTACGAAACCGTTGAAGAGAAGTTTCGTAGGTTCGAAGTTTTCAAGGATAATCTGAAGCACATCGATGAGACTAACAAGAAAGCGAAAAGCTATTGGCTTGGTCTGAACGAGTTTGCGGATTTGAGCCACGAAGAATTCAAGAACAAGTACTTGGGTCTCAAGACTGATATAGTGAGACGCGATGATGATGAAAGATCTTACAAAGAGTTCGCTTATAAGGACGTTGAGGCTTTGCCTAAATCTGTTGACTGGAGAAAGAAAGGAGCCGTTAGCTATGTCAAGAACCAGGGCTCTTGCG GGAGTTGTTGGGCATTTTCGACAGTAGCTGCAGTGGAAGGTATAAACAAGATTGTGACAGGAAACTTGACAACATTGTCCGAACAAGAACTCATAGACTGTGACACAACCTACAACAATGGCTGCAACGGTGGTCTCATGGACTATGCTTTTGACTACATTGTCAAGAACGGAGGTCTTCGCAAAGAAGAGGATTATCCTTACTCCATGGAAGAAGGAACTTGCGAGACGCAAAAAGATGAATCTGAAATGGTGACTATCAATGGTCACCAAGATGTACCTACCAATGACGAGAAGAGTTTCTTGAAGGCATTGGCTCATCAGCCTCTCAGTGTCGCCATTGATGCTTCTGGTAGAGAGTTCCAGTTCTACAGCGGC GGTGTTTTTGATGGGCGGTGCGGGGTGGATTTGGACCATGGTGTGGCTGCGGTTGGGTACGGATCAAGCAAGGGTTCAGATTATATCATTGTGAAGAATTCTTGGGGACCAAAGTGGGGAGAGAAAGGTTACATTAGGATGAAGAGGAACACTGGTAAACCAGAGGGTCTCTGTGGAATCAACAAGATGGCTTCTTTCCCCACCAAAACTAAGTGA